AATTTTCTCCTCCTGGCAGCAGCACATAACACTGAGATGGCCATCTTAGTCTGCAACAGATGACAGCATCGAATCTACATCCTCCAAACAACCTAACGTAACAGCCCCTCCTTTATTCCTAGGAATAATGAGAGTATTCTTAGCTTAGTGTGCTTAACCTTCATGTTAAACATGACTGTTTAATTATGAACAGCACATTGTTGGTTTTTTCAAGTAATTCTACATATAAGGAAAATTTTCTTACTACATATCAAAGCCCACctgttttttgtaaattttcagTTGTTCTTCGAAATGGGCACAGAAACAGTCAACCGTTTCCTTCTCGCCTGCAAAGAAGCAATATGAGAGCTATTTCTCCTTCTGGTGCTGAGGCAGACGAATGCCTGCCCCATCTTTATtcttatgttttaataatttattgaCAGTTTAAATGTAAGACTGTCTAACCatcattttaaactaaaatttgtttttttcctgttagACTGAGATAAAATATATCAGAAAGTAGCATCTGTGAAAttataagcacacacatacagggcCATACATGGACTCACGTACACCCTACCTTCCAGTGAGGGTTTCATgtgacataaaaaaataaataaataaagatgataTTTGGTACTCAAGTTAAAATATTCTAAGAAATTAAATCTTaaatgtttcagttttttttttttttttttttaaaaaggtgttcagaagagccacctgaggAGGCATGTCTCACTGACTTCCATTTAGTTAGCACACTCCATGCGCCCCTCTGCAAACACTGGCTACAGTCATCCTTTCCCAAAGTTAACTGCTCTCAAAGGTAAGCGTCAAGGCAATAGCAGGTCAGAATCTGTGAGGTGAGGAGCTCTCTCTCCTGCATAGCTAGAGAAATGGCAGCATCCAGTAAGGACTTAGTCCTGTGTCCACTGCTTCACCTCTGTCACCTGTGAGGGCACAACACCCGTGAGAGGTGTGGCTTTTGTCCCTGTTGTTTTTAGCACAGGGGACTGAACAGGGCTCCAGCAGGCTCATCGAGGAAACCATACCTCAGCCACATCCCAGCCCTGAGAATTACGGTTTTGAAATGAAACAAATTCACACCTATCTGGcacctgatttttattttaaaaattcttatagAAATCTTCATATGCAAACCAAATAATTGATGTGCTTACTTTTGTCTAGCCGAGGTCTTGGATTATAGCGATACCCAACCTGACTCCAAAAGACGGGCACAGAGCCTCGAGTTTGAATAAATGACAGGGTGTGATTATGAACATGAATTAACTGCTCAGTCTCCACATAATTTGCAACATTTCCGTTTTTATCCACTCCTCTTCGTTTATAGCGCATTCCTGAAGGAAAATTAAACAGAAAGCAGGAACAGTTATAAAAGCATGCTTCGCTTGGCTTGGTGCCAAGCTGTGGCACATGCTTGATATTTCagtgctctggaggctgaggcaaaagaattgcaagttcgaggccagcccataTATGCACAGTGCATATATAGCAAAACTCTCAAAATGAAAGAACCCTGCACTTAGTCTGACTCGAAAACACTTCCTAATTAAATGTCTGCAGGAAAGTCTTGGAAGCCTATATATAACCCACAGGTAAACAACAACATATTCAAGATCACAGCTGTGCCCATCACTGCTAAGTTGAATCCTCTGAATGAAAGACAATGTTTTCCCTAAAGGGGTTCGCTCTGGAAGACTTTATCACTGTGACACAGGCTTTTGGTTGGAGCCCTGTACTCAGACACATCCAAGTGACTTTCTTATCTTGTGTATGCACGCACGTGCTGTTCTGTCTGATTTGTTAACTTGCCCCTCCTCTGCTGCAGAAATCGGTCTCTAATTGCATCACAGTCTTTGGAGTTTGGAGCTCACTGTGCTTTCAAGTCCATGATTGCCATTTGCATTTCAACACTTCTCGCCTGAATTTAATTTGCATGCTCGTATGGTCCCGCACTCACCAGCTCTGTGCCTACTTCTGCGAGATATGAGAGCCACTAGAAACCGTGGGTGAATGTCATCTACACAGGTGGACTCCTGAGGGGGGGTCTCTGGGCTGCTCTTCTCCTCGTCGGATGACTCGTTGTAATTAACCACAAGCTCTTCAATCTGCACAAAACCCTGGATAATGGGGATGATCCAGAAGTCCACATCCGGAGTCTAGAATGGAAATGAACGGCATGCTGTCCACGTTCTGCACAGCACTGCTACAAGCCTAACCCAGTATCAGTCAGCACATACTGCCGTCAGCTTGCTGCCAGCATAAGCCCTTTCCCAACCCCCTGTCTACTTACTGAACACTAGGGGAGGGTGAGAGCAAATGGGCCTGCCTTTTTCTCTACAGGGATCTTCCTAAGAGCTGACCGACAGGGCACACAGCACAGGTGCCAGACTGTTCCATACAAATCCAAGCTCCACCACCCACAAGCTCACTGACAGAAGCTCACTCACCTCACTAGGCCTCAGTGTCCTCCTCTGTGAAATGGGACTACTACTGCCTGTTTTGAGTAATGAACAGTACATGCAAAGTgaagcacagtgcctggcaagGGTAGTTAACAAATGGAGCTCTTATAAAGAGTTCCTCTTGGCATAAGAAAGCAAAGCCTTAAAGCTGATTTTCAATCCTCAATTGTATTAGCctataacaaaatgaaatcagTCCTGATCATTTCATTACAAAACACagtttactctttaaaaaataaaaacctacttGTTTATTTCTAAGTGTATGTGCCTGCTTGTCTCTGTGTACACCAGGTGCTTacagtgcctgcaaaggccaaaagagggtgtcaggtcccctgagaTTGGAGTTACAGGGGACAAGGAGCCATCTTGAGGGGCTAGGAACCAAAGCCTTATCCTCTTAAGAGGGCacagtgcttttacccactgagtcatctctccagatccctacaacttttatttttgaggtagagTTTCTCTCTGCAGCTCAATCAGGCCAAGTACCAGAAGGGCAGGCATGTACCGCCACGCTCTGTTTCGTCGTTGTCACTTGTGGGAATGAAACCAGAGCCTCATGAGTGCCCAGACACTCTGCCCTGGGCTTTCCCTCAGCCTCAGCTTCACTTCACATCCCACTTTAGAGAAGCCCTTGCTTCACCAGCCTAAAATCCAAACagtaaaaaatatttcctaagtGTCTCATCTAACATGTCCTCTAACTTAATTAGGAGAGTCCTGTTTAAAGTCAGAGAGTCTTTCTCCTGTGGCTTTCAAACTAAACACACTCAGATTTTAAACCGAGGACTGGGAGGTAGAAACGTGGCCAGAAGCTCAgtgccatcctcagctacagattaagtttgaagccagtctgggctacatgagatcggGTCTCAGAAAACCAGAATAAGACCAAGATACCCAGTCAACAAGGAGTTTCTGGTTAAAGTAAAGTCAGGCATGGGGCACATGCTTGGAATCCTAGAGCTCACTGGAGTGCACTACTTGGTGCACTCAGGCtagtgagaggccttgtctctAAATAAAGCAGGTGCTTGAGAGAGGAcatccacatgtacacatatatacacaaagccaaaatcataataaaataaaatggatactcaaaatactgtttgttttgagatagggtctccctgtgtagcccagccggcctggaactcacaatccttctgtctggacttccagagtgctggcattacagacacgCCCTATCATCCCCATTTTCAGCATCAGTTTCAAATCTACCCTTCCTTTTGTCACTGTGCTCTTCAGAGCCCATTCATTACATAGCTTCATTTTGGTTTGTGTTCTCTTTATTGGATCCTTGGAAGGTTAGGGTTGGAAACAATGAGGTAAAGGTTTGGCCGGCATCAAACTGTGTTCATTTTTACCACTATTCTCACTACCTGTACTTTTGGTCTAGCAATCAATCCAAGATTCTTGACAGGAACATGGAAACACTTGTTACCAAATGTCATCTTTATCCTAAACCCCTCAGCTTTAAATAAGTGATGGAAGCTCCCCAAACACTGGGTTCCACACTGCCAGCATAAAGACAAATGCTCACCATAAACACCCTATTCATCCCATCACTGAATTTTGGGAGTCACAATATGATCAGTATCAGAGAGCTCAGAACAACCCATGCCTCAACCTCAGTAGACACATGCTAGGTATCTGTCTGAAGATGCCACTGGATAAAATGTCAGTAACTGTTATGAATCACCAGtaaagaggaaatgggaagaaagaaaacaacagatgACCATATTCCATTACTTTTATCTAGAGCTTAGTATCCAAaacacagcacacagcaggcCTCAGGCATAATCCTCCAATATATGTGATAGGATCTAATGGTTAGTCTTCCGTCAATTTGACTGGACTGACTCATCTGGGAGATGAGTCATATACCTCTGGCTGCATCTTTGGATGTGTTTCTATAAAGAActaactgcaaaggaaaaatgtaCCTTGTGTGTGGGAGGCAATCATCCCACGGGGTGAGGCCCagacaggaggaaggggaaagtggATGTCAGTATtcctctgtctctacttcctggccCACCATGACCACGAGATGCTTTCCCTGACATGGTGATGCACTTAATTCTCTGAAATCATCAGCCAGAAgcaacccttcctccctccatctgcCATGTCACACATCCTTATCACAGTGACAAAGAGGAACTTTGCTCAAGCATTTCTGcacaagaggagaaaaaggaagaatggaaCCATCAGATCAGAAAGagaactggcaagatggctcagagggtaaaacaCGGCCAAGCAAAAgtccaatgacctgagttcaatcccaggatcCCACTGTGAAAAGGGAGACCCAACTCCAAATAGCTattctctgatctctacacatatgtgcgcgcacacacacacacacacacacacacacaccaataaaaatcATGTAAAAAATTAAACCAGAGAGAGCTCCATGCAATCATCTCACTACACCTGTAGTTTGCCCTAAATGCCTCTTCCAATAAGCACTGGGAGTACTGGTGAGGCCTTAAAGATCCACCCACTCCACACCCCAGAAAGTAAACCAGAGTGGAATCATTACAGAGAAGTAGGCTTCTGCACTCCcaatggatgtgaaaacaaacaaacaaacaagtgaattcATTTTTACAGGAACTCTGTGGACATCATTAGATCCCTGGGCTTAGTATTCCCCCCACCCTTCTTTTTCTGGAGATAGGATTTGTTATATAGCCTAGTATGGAGTTGAACATACCTATAGAGCCAGAGGACCTCAAACTTGTGACAAgtttcctgccttagcctccaaagtgctgggattacaggtatgtgacaTCACATTCAACTAAATAACTGTTGAAGAGACAGGCTGTTGAAGAATTGGTGAAATTCCTAGAAGCAATGCCTTCATTTTTCTTAGCTAAATGATTCTCTTCAGTGAGGGGAAACATCCTAATAAGATCTCAAAATTCACCGTAATGTGAGTGACATTTGCTTAACAACAGCACTAACGGGGGTCTTAGAAGCATCTACTCACACCAATCTCAGTGAGATCCTGGATCATGTACTTATTCCAAAAAAATCGGTCATCGACCTAGAGAAAGTGGAGGGGAAGAATCAGCTCAGGATACATTACTTCAGTTTCCTATAAAAGGCAAACAGGCAGCGTTCCAGGAGTCAGCACTGCTGTATGCTGTGAGCGGTACCTTCTGCCAGAGGGGACGGCCATCCCTCTCCCCGGTGCTCTGCCTCTGCACTGAGTTGGTCAGGTCATAGGTCAAGCTATAATAAAAGGACTCTGAGTCCATGAACATCTTCAGCAGCTCCTCAAGTAGTCGTCTCTCCAGCTTCTCCTTCTCTTTACTTTCCTTAACCTGTAAGTACAGGAGTCAGATGTAAAGTTTATAGATAATGCAAGACTTCAAGGGAGGACAACCCCCAAACATGGCAGTCTTctgatacaaaaacaaacaaacaaacaaaaaccttccagATTAATTTAATTACTCTCTATTTACAGCTAATCAAAGATGGATTCAAAGCCCATGTCAATCAaactcttactttttttttgttgggaacAGAGACGTTGGATTTGATATGTGTAAATGTCTTCAGTAGAAACTTGGAGTCATCAGGGGATGGTATAATCTTCTCTGGCTTGTTAATTCCAAAATGATGCTTCTTACAGAgctgaataattttaaaaggatgaCTCATTATTAATGATTATCTGCTTTAGATGTTCAAGTATAAGTCTGGAAGTAAATACTACTGCTTACACACTTGGGTTAAAAGTAGACCCCAAGAGTTAGTGAAAGAACCAAGCAGACAGAATACAGCTATGGTTTCAGTAATTAGAGGCCACACTGCAAATAAAATATACGAATACAGGTAAGGATGTACTTAGAATTTAAAGGCAACAAACCCAGGTTCAGAGCACAGTTTACTTTTATCTAATACGTCCAAAGGATACAATGTTCGGGTTGAGGTTATTAATACGTTGAAAACTGGCATCTAAGAATATTGCAAAATACACATCTGCTATGCCTCAAGGTCATTACAAACTTCTGAGTTAAATATCCATTTATGCTAATTACCTGAGTGCTTTGGTTGAAAAACTGCCCTGAGTGGGCTCTACAGGGACTCTTAAAAGCTGGACCTTTCAAAACTCTCCacttatcattaaaaaaaaataatgaaatcagcAAATAACATGATTTGGGTCCAGAGACTAGTTAAATTTAAAGAGCAGTAATTAGgggttattaaaaaaaagtgCAATCCAACTGGCAAAGGTAAGAGGACGGGACTTGAATATGGATGTGTGAGACAGGAACGGGACAGACTGCGCCCACAAAGGAAGAAGGCTGGTGAGAGTCAATTAGATGCTTTACTTTAttagctgccttggtcatggtgaccAACAGGTCAATAgagcagtaactaagacaactatctttgtttttatttccttcatctgCTTTTACCTCAGCTTGGAGGAGCATTCACTTGGGCCTACTATCCCTTAGCTTCTTATGAGAAAATCCAAGAACTCTGAGAActgagcatttatttttaaactttattaaaacttcatttaataggagctggagaaatggttcaatagttaagagcacttccaaaggacccaggttcaattcccagcacccacatggctgttgggaactctagtcccaggagatccagtaccctcttctggtctccaagggcaccaaACATGCATACGGAAtgcagacatacaagcaggcaaaacaaccatatacataaaaagttTAATTAAGAGTGCATTTA
The DNA window shown above is from Cricetulus griseus strain 17A/GY chromosome 3, alternate assembly CriGri-PICRH-1.0, whole genome shotgun sequence and carries:
- the Inpp5f gene encoding phosphatidylinositide phosphatase SAC2 isoform X7, whose amino-acid sequence is MELFQAKDHYILQQGERALWCSRRDGGLQLRPATDLLLAWNPICLGLVEGVIGKIQLHSDLPWWLILIRQKALVGKLPGDHEVCKVTKIAVLSLSELEPQELELELCKKHHFGINKPEKIIPSPDDSKFLLKTFTHIKSNVSVPNKKKVKESKEKEKLERRLLEELLKMFMDSESFYYSLTYDLTNSVQRQSTGERDGRPLWQKVDDRFFWNKYMIQDLTEIDSGCGLLDHPHYPGFCAD